In Campylobacter sp. VBCF_01 NA2, one DNA window encodes the following:
- a CDS encoding GDSL-type esterase/lipase family protein: MNSLARALFAVLLCISGALAQGFGVKFLGDSHLGSDALIQAFRDEFFGGSDDSVGFIAPLMPKFHASEAVRFKNEGFEIISSRRDTDSDFPLCGVIARARNGASLQIELKKLSGEFEVEVLHRVGGNGEIFEIIDASGRKFRINHLLRNSWEYTRFTLAFPVQIRSLREGAELGGYKIYRKNGSFADSCASNGAYSSAYQKWGKNAFIRDLARLDYELFIIAYGTNDALDSNFDEAKFYATLRGLVRSLRKGSRRAKILLIAPPRSPKVPNAPRAAAVIRHLASDMGLMFYDFDMAMSEDGGWEGWRKMGLIRPDEIHLEAGGYERLGRNLARLLKRNLIEF, from the coding sequence TTGAATAGCCTTGCACGCGCACTTTTCGCGGTTTTGCTCTGCATTAGTGGCGCGCTAGCGCAGGGCTTTGGGGTGAAGTTTTTGGGCGATTCGCACCTTGGAAGCGACGCGCTAATACAGGCATTTAGAGATGAATTTTTCGGCGGAAGCGACGATAGCGTGGGCTTTATCGCCCCGCTAATGCCTAAATTTCACGCTAGTGAGGCAGTGAGATTTAAAAATGAGGGCTTTGAGATTATCTCATCGCGCAGGGATACAGACTCGGATTTCCCGCTATGTGGGGTCATCGCAAGGGCGAGAAATGGGGCGAGTTTGCAAATAGAGCTTAAAAAGCTAAGTGGCGAATTTGAGGTCGAAGTGCTTCACAGAGTGGGTGGAAATGGCGAAATTTTCGAGATTATCGACGCTAGTGGGCGGAAATTTCGCATAAATCATCTTTTGCGAAATTCTTGGGAATACACGCGCTTTACGCTCGCTTTTCCGGTGCAAATCCGCTCTTTGCGCGAGGGAGCCGAGCTTGGCGGGTATAAAATTTACCGCAAAAATGGCAGTTTTGCCGATAGTTGCGCTAGCAATGGCGCGTATTCGAGCGCGTATCAAAAATGGGGCAAAAACGCCTTTATCAGAGATTTAGCGCGACTTGATTACGAGCTTTTTATCATCGCTTATGGCACAAACGACGCCCTTGATAGCAACTTTGACGAGGCGAAATTTTACGCGACTCTGCGGGGGCTAGTGCGCTCGCTTCGCAAAGGCTCGCGCAGGGCAAAAATCCTGCTCATTGCCCCGCCTCGTAGCCCCAAAGTGCCAAACGCCCCTCGCGCAGCAGCCGTGATAAGGCACCTAGCCAGCGATATGGGGCTTATGTTTTATGATTTTGATATGGCGATGAGCGAGGACGGAGGCTGGGAGGGCTGGCGCAAAATGGGGCTAATCAGACCCGATGAAATCCACCTAGAAGCTGGGGGCTACGAGAGGCTTGGGCGAAATTTAGCTAGGCTTTTGAAGCGAAATTTGATAGAATTTTAA
- the thiE gene encoding thiamine phosphate synthase translates to MSEIYALTDDVLTPNSSVFSQVREILDSGVKLVQYRSKLPRQDETLIASLISLCEDYGAKLIINDNVALAKKLHAHGVHIGIDDADPASAREILGADSIIGVTCYSDIKRAKIAQSCGASYAAFGAMFASSTKKEAPLCPHEIVQMAKRELEIPVAIIGGISEQNLAQILELNADYIALVSAIYRPKTISQNIKNLQGIINGYN, encoded by the coding sequence ATGAGTGAAATTTACGCCCTTACCGATGATGTTTTGACGCCAAATTCTAGCGTTTTTTCGCAGGTGCGTGAAATTTTAGATAGTGGCGTCAAACTCGTGCAGTATCGCTCCAAACTCCCACGCCAAGACGAAACTCTCATCGCCTCGCTAATTTCGCTTTGCGAGGATTACGGCGCGAAGCTAATCATCAATGATAATGTCGCTTTGGCGAAAAAACTCCACGCTCACGGCGTGCATATCGGCATAGATGACGCAGATCCCGCCAGCGCGCGTGAAATTTTGGGCGCAGACTCAATCATCGGCGTGACATGTTATAGCGACATAAAACGGGCCAAAATTGCCCAAAGCTGCGGTGCGAGTTACGCTGCATTTGGGGCGATGTTTGCAAGCTCCACCAAAAAAGAAGCCCCGCTCTGCCCGCACGAAATCGTGCAAATGGCAAAGCGTGAGCTTGAAATCCCAGTTGCGATAATTGGCGGGATTAGCGAGCAAAATTTAGCTCAAATTTTGGAGCTAAACGCTGATTATATCGCGCTTGTGAGTGCGATTTACAGACCAAAAACCATTTCGCAAAACATAAAAAATTTACAAGGCATAATCAATGGATATAATTAG
- the putP gene encoding sodium/proline symporter PutP, with the protein MSYWIYASIAMYFLALVIIGRHYYDKNASLSEYLIDNRRLNPFVTALSAGASDMSGWMLLGLPGAFFATGISTVWIAIGLCIGAWCAYKFLAKRLRIYTEVASDSITIPDFLENRFKDKTKSLRIISGLLIIVFFTLYVSSGIIAGGKSFETFFGLNFAYGAIATICIVVFYTFFGGFKAVAITDAFQGALMFIVLIMIPAFSFNALQIPDSSSFWGEVSKISPSHLDLFEGQTFLGILGLLSWGFGYFGQPHIIVRFMAIRNSAEMSSARRIGISWMVFGLLGAMASGLIGLVYFHQNSLSISDPEKIFLELGKIFFHPFILGVIISAVLAAIMSTISSQLLVSASSVTKDFIFAFYKKEVSSATQTLVSRLAVVFIAVLATIAAFLWDDSVLNVVGHAWAGFGASFGAVLLFSLYSKHMSALSALCGMLVGGITVIIWIIADLSGYIYSLLPGFTFSMIAIMLVNKYNSVLDKMADEPNLSEISIEFEKMKARNESEKK; encoded by the coding sequence ATGAGTTATTGGATCTATGCCTCGATCGCTATGTATTTCCTAGCCCTCGTCATCATCGGCAGACACTACTACGACAAAAACGCAAGCCTGAGCGAATACCTCATCGACAATCGCAGATTAAACCCCTTTGTAACCGCACTTAGCGCAGGTGCTAGCGATATGAGCGGTTGGATGCTTCTAGGGCTTCCTGGGGCGTTTTTTGCTACTGGAATTAGCACGGTTTGGATTGCAATCGGGCTTTGTATCGGTGCATGGTGCGCGTATAAATTTCTCGCAAAAAGGCTTAGAATTTACACCGAAGTCGCAAGCGATAGCATTACAATCCCCGATTTTTTGGAAAATCGTTTTAAAGACAAAACAAAATCTCTTCGCATAATCTCTGGACTTTTGATTATCGTATTTTTCACGCTATATGTTTCTAGCGGAATCATCGCAGGCGGAAAGAGCTTCGAGACATTTTTCGGGCTAAATTTCGCTTACGGCGCGATTGCGACGATTTGTATCGTTGTGTTTTATACATTTTTTGGCGGATTTAAGGCCGTGGCGATAACAGACGCTTTCCAAGGCGCGCTGATGTTTATCGTACTCATTATGATTCCAGCCTTTTCGTTTAATGCTCTACAAATCCCAGATAGTTCGAGCTTTTGGGGCGAGGTATCAAAAATCAGTCCGTCGCATTTGGATCTGTTTGAGGGACAAACTTTTCTTGGAATTTTGGGGCTTTTGTCATGGGGGTTTGGCTATTTCGGACAGCCTCATATCATCGTGCGATTTATGGCGATTAGAAATTCAGCCGAGATGAGTTCTGCGCGCAGAATTGGCATTTCGTGGATGGTTTTTGGACTGCTTGGAGCAATGGCTAGCGGACTAATCGGCCTAGTGTATTTTCACCAAAACTCCCTATCTATCAGCGATCCAGAGAAAATTTTCCTAGAACTTGGCAAAATTTTCTTCCACCCATTTATCCTTGGCGTGATTATTTCAGCCGTGCTAGCTGCGATTATGAGCACGATTTCTAGCCAGCTTTTAGTCAGTGCTAGCTCGGTTACGAAAGATTTTATTTTCGCATTTTATAAAAAAGAGGTCTCATCAGCCACGCAAACCCTAGTCTCCCGCCTCGCAGTCGTTTTCATCGCGGTGCTAGCTACGATTGCGGCGTTTTTGTGGGACGATAGCGTCTTAAATGTCGTCGGACACGCTTGGGCGGGCTTTGGCGCGAGTTTTGGCGCGGTGCTGCTTTTTAGCCTGTATTCTAAGCACATGAGTGCTTTAAGCGCGCTGTGTGGCATGCTAGTGGGCGGAATCACCGTCATAATCTGGATAATTGCCGATTTATCGGGCTATATTTATTCGCTTTTGCCTGGATTTACATTTTCGATGATTGCCATAATGCTAGTCAATAAATACAACTCCGTGCTAGATAAAATGGCGGACGAGCCGAATCTAAGCGAAATTTCAATCGAATTCGAAAAGATGAAAGCACGAAACGAAAGCGAGAAAAAATAA
- a CDS encoding HD domain-containing protein: MLNLKMAKDLISGAISQPNLLAHCENVMAAMGAMAEYFGEDKEYWQAIGYLHDFDYEKFPDEHLAHTAEPLLGAGVDEASVRAILSHGYGICTDVEPISNLEKSLFCVDELTGIIDACAKMRPNDFADLGASSVMKKFKDKKFAAKCDRSVILKGCEMLGMDIKEVVEICIKGMRELHQA; the protein is encoded by the coding sequence ATGCTAAATTTGAAAATGGCAAAAGATTTAATCTCAGGCGCAATTTCACAGCCAAATCTGCTAGCGCATTGCGAAAATGTAATGGCCGCAATGGGGGCTATGGCGGAGTATTTCGGCGAGGATAAAGAATACTGGCAAGCAATCGGCTATCTGCACGATTTCGACTACGAAAAATTCCCAGACGAGCACCTAGCTCACACAGCTGAGCCACTTTTGGGCGCCGGCGTAGATGAAGCTAGCGTGCGGGCGATACTCAGCCACGGATACGGCATTTGCACTGATGTCGAGCCAATTTCAAATTTAGAAAAAAGCCTATTTTGCGTCGATGAGCTAACAGGCATAATCGACGCCTGCGCCAAAATGCGCCCAAACGACTTTGCGGATTTAGGCGCTAGCAGTGTAATGAAAAAATTTAAAGATAAAAAATTTGCCGCCAAATGCGATAGAAGCGTGATTTTAAAGGGTTGTGAAATGCTTGGCATGGATATCAAAGAGGTCGTAGAAATCTGCATAAAAGGCATGAGAGAACTGCACCAGGCTTGA
- a CDS encoding amino acid ABC transporter ATP-binding protein yields the protein MIEISNLSKNYGELCVLKNISKTINKGDIVAIIGPSGSGKSTFLRCLNLLETPSEGSIKIGGADITDKKTDINKIRQKVSMVFQHFNLFANKNVLQNLTLAPVKAGIYTPEKAKEKAMELLRKVGLESKAEAFPHKLSGGQKQRIAIARSLAMNPDVILFDEPTSALDPEMIGEVLALMKEVAKEGITMLVVTHEMGFARNVANRIFFMDGGNILVDDTPKNVFENPQNPRLKDFLNKILNH from the coding sequence ATGATTGAAATTTCAAATTTAAGCAAAAATTATGGCGAGCTTTGTGTTTTGAAAAACATTTCAAAAACCATAAATAAAGGCGATATTGTCGCAATCATCGGACCTAGTGGGAGTGGAAAATCGACATTTTTGAGATGTTTAAATTTGCTCGAAACCCCAAGCGAGGGCAGTATCAAAATCGGTGGCGCAGACATTACCGATAAAAAAACCGATATCAATAAAATTCGCCAAAAAGTCAGCATGGTTTTTCAGCATTTTAACCTTTTTGCGAATAAAAATGTTTTGCAAAATTTAACCCTAGCCCCGGTAAAAGCTGGAATTTATACCCCAGAAAAAGCCAAAGAAAAGGCAATGGAGCTTTTGCGAAAAGTGGGTTTGGAAAGCAAGGCGGAGGCTTTCCCGCACAAACTCTCAGGCGGTCAAAAACAACGCATCGCAATCGCTAGAAGCCTAGCGATGAACCCAGATGTGATACTCTTCGACGAGCCTACGAGCGCGCTAGATCCTGAGATGATAGGTGAGGTTTTAGCTCTTATGAAAGAGGTTGCCAAAGAGGGCATTACAATGCTTGTCGTAACCCATGAAATGGGCTTTGCGCGCAATGTGGCAAATAGAATATTTTTTATGGACGGCGGAAATATTTTAGTCGATGATACGCCTAAAAATGTTTTTGAAAATCCGCAAAATCCGCGCTTAAAAGACTTTTTAAACAAAATTTTAAACCATTAA
- a CDS encoding MBOAT family O-acyltransferase — MTFFSPEFILLFTLFFALYWSQKDSVFIQKILILAASYGFVCSVSPKFGAILFAYSCFVYSAGKFLERNSGKFTILSAVFGSICFLCFFKYFSHIREFFAIVTNFFGLSPIESIALPLGISYYTFMSITYLVAVGKKQCEGADFLSLLCYLAFFPSVVMGPIGRAAAHKNSKGYIKIYPVLPQFNQKKSFKNGDKILALFIIGAFKVLVICGHLMPFVSEIFSNIYDFSEVSALKIVLAILLYSFVIYTNFSGFIDIARALALALGFALPRNFHMPYTARNIDQFWDRWHISLSTFIRDYIYIPLGGNCGWGKKLPVKLKIGANKKKKKKAKKEIIEFVEVRGAWKFWRMNLNIMLAFLLSGIWHGVGLNFAIWGALHGVACVWLKCLRACKVKPLNLHFSRLITFIYVSFAWVFFANTDFSEIGAIFSALISSPLYQSKFEILLVLAVLIFVLIYPKFLVTNRLIEGFLKRLPFWLKGVVLGAVFCAIYLLMPSGIPNFIYASF; from the coding sequence ATGACATTTTTTTCGCCCGAGTTTATTTTGCTTTTTACGCTGTTTTTTGCCCTGTATTGGTCGCAAAAAGACAGCGTCTTTATCCAAAAAATCCTAATTTTGGCTGCAAGTTACGGCTTCGTCTGCTCTGTAAGCCCAAAATTTGGCGCAATTTTGTTTGCTTACTCGTGTTTTGTGTATAGTGCGGGTAAATTTTTAGAGCGAAATTCGGGCAAATTTACCATTTTATCGGCAGTTTTTGGCTCTATTTGTTTTTTGTGTTTTTTTAAATATTTTAGCCATATTAGAGAATTTTTCGCCATTGTTACAAATTTTTTTGGACTTTCCCCAATCGAGTCAATCGCCCTGCCACTGGGCATTTCATACTATACTTTTATGTCGATAACCTATCTCGTGGCTGTGGGCAAAAAGCAGTGCGAGGGGGCGGATTTTTTGAGCTTGCTTTGTTACTTGGCGTTTTTCCCAAGTGTGGTAATGGGCCCCATAGGCAGGGCAGCCGCGCATAAAAATTCCAAAGGATACATTAAAATTTATCCGGTTTTGCCACAATTTAACCAAAAAAAGAGCTTTAAAAACGGCGATAAAATTCTTGCGCTTTTTATCATCGGCGCTTTTAAAGTTCTTGTCATTTGCGGTCATCTCATGCCGTTTGTGAGTGAGATTTTTAGCAATATTTACGATTTTAGCGAGGTTAGCGCGCTAAAAATTGTGTTGGCGATTTTGCTTTATTCTTTTGTGATTTATACGAATTTTAGCGGATTTATCGACATTGCGCGCGCCCTAGCGCTGGCACTTGGATTTGCTTTGCCGCGCAACTTTCACATGCCATATACTGCGCGAAATATCGATCAGTTTTGGGATAGGTGGCATATCAGCCTTTCTACCTTTATCCGCGATTACATTTATATCCCGCTTGGCGGGAATTGTGGCTGGGGCAAAAAACTGCCAGTAAAGCTCAAAATCGGCGCAAATAAAAAGAAAAAGAAAAAAGCCAAAAAAGAGATAATCGAATTTGTCGAAGTGCGTGGTGCGTGGAAGTTTTGGCGTATGAATTTGAATATAATGCTAGCGTTTTTGCTCTCTGGAATTTGGCATGGAGTGGGGCTAAATTTCGCCATTTGGGGGGCGTTGCATGGGGTTGCTTGCGTGTGGTTAAAATGCCTTAGAGCTTGCAAAGTAAAGCCACTAAATTTACACTTTTCTAGGTTAATTACATTTATCTATGTCAGTTTTGCGTGGGTGTTTTTCGCAAATACTGATTTTAGCGAGATTGGCGCGATTTTCTCGGCTCTTATTTCATCTCCACTTTATCAGAGCAAATTTGAAATTTTGCTAGTTTTGGCTGTTTTGATTTTTGTTTTGATTTATCCTAAATTTTTGGTTACAAACCGCCTAATTGAGGGCTTTTTAAAGAGATTGCCATTTTGGTTAAAAGGGGTAGTTTTGGGCGCGGTTTTTTGCGCGATTTATCTTTTGATGCCAAGTGGAATTCCAAATTTTATTTATGCGAGTTTTTAG
- a CDS encoding undecaprenyl-diphosphate phosphatase, with protein sequence MDIISAIILGVVEGLTEFLPVSSTGHMILASHFLGLEQTDTLKCFEVVIQLGSILAVVFMFFERLKQDFSLWVKLMVGFFPTAIIGFLMYKTIKSLFSPATTAYMLVIWGVIFIMVELLRKKNPPVSQSEHFSEISYKQAFIIGLSQCFAMVPGTSRSGATIIAGLLCGLSRNLAARFSFLLAIPTMFAATLYDTYKNLDTFAQNSQNIWIFLLGGAVAFVVALIAIKLFLSFVSKFDFIPFGIYRIIVGILFLVVIL encoded by the coding sequence ATGGATATAATTAGTGCGATAATTTTAGGCGTTGTCGAGGGGCTGACCGAGTTTTTGCCCGTAAGCTCGACCGGACACATGATTTTGGCGTCGCATTTTTTGGGCTTGGAGCAAACTGATACGCTTAAATGCTTTGAAGTCGTAATTCAGCTAGGCTCGATTTTAGCGGTAGTTTTTATGTTTTTCGAGCGCTTGAAGCAGGATTTTTCGCTTTGGGTTAAGTTAATGGTCGGATTTTTCCCCACAGCAATCATCGGCTTTTTGATGTATAAGACGATAAAATCGCTATTTTCGCCCGCCACGACTGCGTATATGCTTGTCATTTGGGGCGTGATTTTTATCATGGTCGAGCTTTTGCGAAAGAAAAATCCGCCTGTGAGCCAGAGCGAACATTTCAGCGAAATTTCATACAAACAAGCCTTTATAATCGGGCTTTCGCAGTGTTTTGCTATGGTGCCGGGCACTTCTAGATCGGGAGCGACTATTATCGCTGGGCTTCTTTGTGGGCTTAGCCGAAATTTAGCCGCCAGGTTTAGCTTTTTGCTAGCGATTCCTACGATGTTTGCGGCGACTTTGTATGATACTTACAAAAACCTTGACACCTTCGCGCAAAATTCGCAAAATATTTGGATTTTTCTGCTTGGTGGCGCGGTTGCCTTCGTGGTCGCGCTAATCGCAATCAAGCTATTTTTGAGCTTTGTTAGCAAATTTGACTTTATCCCGTTTGGAATTTATCGCATTATCGTGGGGATTTTGTTTTTGGTTGTGATTTTGTGA
- a CDS encoding SGNH/GDSL hydrolase family protein, which produces MIKFLFSLVVAFLILAFFAQNSLIYYANSRFGSNFGLEEYLANSPLRFGGELQSNISQKIQNFTPNLKAKIASFSPQTATYTLASNTAPVIAPSDKDAIIERELKKIEAVKLTDTTLPKIDNNKSANLSVPKPSEANETAPALAPKLAKKSNEKIALKAGQTVLFIGDSLMQYVGMSAKKFFPKSGLKVLDLSKQSTGLVDKKGHNWQQVLSENLANNENIGLVVVFLGANDTHPRKINGAVRSVGSEVWSEFYASRVREIYDTAEKYGAKVLWLGLPCMNEAKFEQKTEAINKVYKSVNNEFGEIYMPTSPFVCENGAYKVYLKNGKSQIRVRQDDGIHISKKGCEIITQKILARISVE; this is translated from the coding sequence ATGATTAAATTTTTGTTTTCGTTGGTTGTGGCGTTTTTGATTTTAGCTTTTTTTGCGCAAAATTCCTTGATTTATTACGCGAATTCGCGCTTTGGCTCGAATTTCGGTTTGGAAGAGTATTTGGCGAATTCGCCTTTGAGATTTGGGGGCGAATTGCAATCAAACATTAGCCAAAAAATCCAAAATTTCACGCCAAATTTGAAGGCGAAAATAGCGAGCTTCTCTCCGCAAACAGCCACTTACACGCTTGCTAGTAACACTGCGCCCGTTATCGCTCCAAGCGATAAAGACGCAATCATCGAGCGCGAGCTTAAAAAAATCGAAGCAGTTAAGCTAACCGATACAACTCTACCTAAAATTGATAATAATAAAAGCGCGAATTTAAGCGTGCCAAAGCCTAGCGAGGCGAACGAAACAGCTCCTGCTCTCGCGCCAAAACTCGCGAAAAAATCTAATGAAAAAATCGCACTTAAAGCCGGTCAAACCGTGCTATTTATCGGCGATAGTCTAATGCAGTATGTGGGTATGAGCGCTAAGAAATTTTTCCCAAAATCAGGGCTAAAAGTGCTTGATCTTAGCAAGCAATCAACCGGTCTAGTCGATAAAAAGGGGCACAACTGGCAGCAGGTTTTATCCGAAAATTTGGCAAATAACGAAAATATCGGGCTAGTGGTGGTGTTTTTGGGTGCGAACGATACTCACCCGCGCAAGATTAACGGAGCTGTGCGAAGCGTAGGAAGCGAGGTTTGGAGCGAATTTTACGCTAGCAGGGTCAGGGAGATTTACGATACTGCCGAAAAATACGGCGCAAAGGTGCTGTGGCTGGGGCTTCCGTGCATGAACGAAGCAAAATTTGAGCAAAAAACCGAGGCGATTAACAAAGTTTATAAAAGCGTGAATAACGAATTTGGCGAAATTTACATGCCTACAAGCCCATTTGTGTGCGAAAATGGCGCATACAAGGTCTATTTGAAAAATGGCAAAAGCCAAATTCGTGTCCGCCAAGACGACGGAATTCACATCAGCAAAAAAGGCTGTGAAATCATAACCCAAAAAATTTTAGCAAGGATTAGCGTTGAATAG
- a CDS encoding basic amino acid ABC transporter substrate-binding protein translates to MKKFLKFMLAASLVGSIACAKDVYVMGTNAEYPPFEFVDENSTITGFDIDLVNEISKRADLKIEILNMSFDGLIPALKSGKIDLAGSGMSATAERRNAVDFTNSYYEVENLYIKHKDDDSLKTKDDLKGKRLTAQLGTIQENAIREIPSADVNPAETVFAGVLLVKNKKVDALCVDSSVGVEYLKKNDDIVEFMRESDGSDGFAFAFDKGKYPELVEKFNKAIDEMKKDGSYDKLLEKYNLK, encoded by the coding sequence ATGAAAAAATTTCTTAAATTTATGTTGGCAGCTAGCTTGGTTGGCTCAATTGCTTGTGCAAAAGATGTCTATGTAATGGGCACAAACGCCGAATATCCGCCATTTGAGTTCGTAGATGAAAACTCAACTATCACTGGATTTGATATTGATTTGGTAAATGAAATTTCAAAAAGAGCCGATTTGAAAATCGAAATTTTAAATATGAGCTTTGACGGCTTAATCCCAGCGCTAAAAAGCGGCAAAATCGATCTAGCAGGATCAGGTATGAGCGCGACAGCAGAGAGAAGAAACGCTGTGGATTTCACAAATTCATACTATGAGGTTGAAAATTTATATATCAAACACAAAGACGACGATAGCCTAAAAACCAAAGACGATCTTAAAGGCAAACGCCTAACAGCGCAACTTGGCACAATCCAAGAAAACGCAATCCGCGAAATTCCTAGCGCAGATGTCAATCCAGCAGAAACCGTGTTTGCTGGCGTGCTACTAGTAAAAAACAAAAAGGTCGATGCGCTTTGCGTGGATTCATCTGTGGGCGTGGAGTATTTGAAGAAAAACGACGATATCGTGGAGTTTATGAGAGAGTCTGACGGAAGCGACGGATTTGCCTTTGCTTTCGATAAGGGCAAGTATCCTGAGCTTGTGGAGAAATTCAACAAAGCAATCGACGAGATGAAGAAAGATGGCTCATACGACAAACTTTTAGAAAAATACAACCTAAAATAA
- a CDS encoding amino acid ABC transporter permease, which yields MNERILKIVFSLIIICAGIYFCYPDNLTDARKMALVNAYGVTLILTSGGIALGIVLGFILAFLKFLDNKILNFIIDEYVDIIRGTPIIIQLMIFVFVVFATWQNNIFAAIVALGLNSSAYVCEIVRSGINSVDRGQMEAARAMGLSYSTAMKVIVFPQAIKNILPALANEFISLFKETSVVGLVAITDLTFYSKSLQASLYTVQPILFAGVIYYASVKFFSLLVKILESRLNRHD from the coding sequence TTGAACGAGAGAATTTTAAAGATTGTTTTTTCGTTGATTATCATCTGCGCAGGAATTTATTTTTGCTATCCAGATAACTTAACAGACGCGCGCAAAATGGCGCTTGTAAATGCTTATGGCGTTACGCTAATACTCACAAGTGGCGGTATCGCGCTTGGTATAGTTTTGGGATTTATTTTGGCGTTTTTGAAATTTTTGGATAATAAAATTTTAAATTTTATTATCGACGAGTATGTCGATATCATCCGCGGCACGCCGATAATCATACAGCTTATGATTTTTGTTTTTGTCGTTTTTGCGACCTGGCAAAACAACATTTTCGCCGCAATCGTAGCGTTAGGTCTTAACAGCTCGGCCTATGTGTGCGAGATCGTCCGTAGTGGAATAAACAGCGTCGATCGCGGTCAAATGGAGGCTGCGCGCGCTATGGGTCTGTCGTATTCGACAGCGATGAAAGTCATTGTTTTCCCGCAAGCGATAAAAAATATCTTGCCAGCTTTGGCAAACGAATTTATCAGCCTTTTTAAAGAAACTTCGGTCGTGGGACTTGTAGCGATTACGGATTTGACATTTTATTCAAAAAGCCTGCAAGCCTCGCTATATACGGTTCAGCCGATACTTTTCGCGGGTGTGATTTATTATGCGAGTGTGAAATTTTTCTCGCTTTTGGTTAAAATTTTAGAATCAAGGCTAAATAGACATGATTGA